AGGCACAAAAGAGAGACAGGAATAGGGTAGGTGGACTTTTTGGTCAAACCAGCCAGGACTTTATTGGTTGCCCACAGTGCTCGTGCCCAAATGCCCCACGTTCGATGACCCCAGCACGAGGAAGGCTGTCCCAGGAGTGGGGATGGCTAAAGAGGGACCTTTCCAACTCCTGGCCCCATGCTCTAGAGGCAGACACTCACACGCTCCCCTGCCTCTTCCCTCAagcacagctgcctgctgctgccttctcgGCCATGCCAGAGCCTGGTGCACACCCTGGAGCAGCCGAGATGTCATCCATGACGTGGCCTCCATGtcatctcccttctcctccccaaggCATACCGCACCGAGTTCATCGTCCAGTGGAGGGAACTCtggctggacgtggtgctgtgccctgTCCTGGGGCTTGCCTTCACCATGGGATACCCCAGGAAACTCCTCAGTGAGTGAGTCTGCAACATTCCGGGGGGGGCAGAGGACCTCCGTGTTTGAGACTGGAAAGAAATGGCCACTACTGTGGAGCTTCACCACCCACCTAAGCATTTCATGGGCACTAGGAAGCAAAAATAACTACCATAAAGCTATCTGAGCAGATGGAGATAGACACATGGATGAAGTGATCTGATGGCAGTTGTTTCTCACAGCAGAACCTGGACCTGCAGATGACCAGCCCTGTGCAatctctccttccagcagcagctggttCTCAGGGGCTTCAGTGAACATGGGTCGTGTAAGTTTGAAGGAAGACAGGAGGCTGTGACTACCTGCAttctctcttctgcttccctCAGCTGCCATCTCCTCCACGATGCTGTACAACATCTGGAACTTCCCCGATGGGGTTGTACCCGTCAGCACGGTGACAGAAGCTGGTGAGGAAGAGCCAAAGCTCTACCGTGGATGCTGTGATGACCCCTGGGACCAGACGCTGAAGCAGGTATGCAACATGGAAAGTGGTGGAGCAGAGACTGCTGACGGGTGTTCAAGTGATAGTTTCACTGAAATCAAGGGCTCATCAATGTCTCCATCGATGTGGGCACGCTGGAAAAAAATTTCACCTTTCTTTATACACCCCTTGCAAATCCCTTTTCTCCCAGGCCCCAAAAATGTAAGTCGCTAAGCTTTGGGGAGACTGGGGGAGCACCCCCAGGCTGGATTATAGGCTGAAACCAGAAAGGAGCCATGCAGCAAGGCATCTTCAAGTAGGTCCTTATGACAGCCACTGCACTGCACTTTGCTTCTGCTCTGTGACGCCTTCACCAGTCCCAGGCTGCCAGCGGAGCATGGATCAGGAATGAGGAAGCTGAAGGAAACGGGATCTGGCTGCATTAGAGCTCaaagcagagctggctgggggaAGGGATCTTAAACAAGCTGCCCAAGATTTGGCAACCACTTGCATCATGAGAACAGCAagagccttccccagccccagtgtGCTAAGGCTGCTTGAGCAGCAGGGCTCAACCTCCAACCTCCCCACTCTCCGGGACGAGCCATGTGCCTAGACCAGGTTTCCAAAAGCTGCTGGAGGTCTGAGCCCGCCGGGTAACCCCTCTCTGCTCGTGCCCCCACCGCAGGCTGTGGCAGCAGCCGTGGGGCTGCCCATGGCTGCACCGTGCGTGGCCGCGCCGTGGCCGGAGGAGCTGTGCCTCCGGCTCATGAAGGAGGTTGAGACCCTCCACCGTGAGAAGAGAGCGGCACGGCCCCCACAGTCCCGCGCCCGCAGGGCCAGAGGCGAGGCAAAAGGGACAGCGCTGCTCCACTTCTCCTTTGCAATCAGCAGTGCAGAGATTACAGCgaggagagaaggaggaaggaacCTGACCCCGCCTCCTTGCCAATAAGCACAGAACCTGCAAGGAACCAAGATGCCATGTGGAGGGCAGGACTGGCTTAAGCTGGGCTCAAATGATGATAAATCTACAACCTGCACGCACCTGGAAGGACGGGCATGGATGGGGGCTCTCCCTCATCTTCATCTACGCTGCCTCCTGCAGGAGCAGGGTGATGCTGGGAGAAAAGGACCGCCAAAGATCAATAGCTTTGTCTTGCTGGCACTGGAGTAACTTCATGTGGATGTAACCACGGGCTGCCCTGTAAGGAATACAGCTGTGTCTACCCACCCCATCTCTGCATTTTgctcacaaaaataaaatcataccTATTAAGCAACTCTTCTCATAAACTCCAGTAATCCCTCACTGATGGCTGTGATTGTATTGAATGCACAGTTATTACTCATATCATACCAACACCTTCCCACCGGACATTAAACAGCATCTAACGTGCACAGGAGTGTTGACGCTTTCCCTCTCAAGCACAGCACTCCTGTCTGTGAGGGATGGCACCAGTCGCTGGCCTTTCCACAGCACCAGGCTGTTTCCACCACCAGATCTCGAGCATCCCAAGCACATTTCCAGCCTCACAGCAGGGCCACTCTTAGGAATCTCGTATTTCGGGACCTCAGGCTGCTCTTTCTGAAGGTAGGAGATAGGCAGAGACAGATGCAACACTATTAGACAGATGGTGAGCTCTGTGACAGAAAGGCTCCGATCCCCAGATGGTGTTTATTAACCCAAACCCGCTCATGCAGGATCAAAGCAGTCAGATAGGAGCGAGAGCAGTATCTGCCCAGGGTGATTTACCCCATCCTgagatgggtggatggatgaatTGCTCCTTCTCATAAAACCTCTCTCTTTCCTAGATTAAACACCCCAAACTCAAACACATAAAGACGCAGGGGACTCCACAGCAGGTCTTTCTCATTTATTCTCTATGTCTGCAGTAAAAAAGCAGACTTCCTTTGGGacgttttaaaaagaaaaataaatataaagcagTTTTGCTTTCCCTGGAAAATCTGGAGTATTTCCTGACAGCCAGCAGACACCATCTGTCACCCCTTCCGCATCCGACGTAATTTGCAGAAGTAGGTAGGTCCGAAGTTGGCTGTGAGGTGAGGCAGAACAAGCTCCCCCATCCGGCAATCCGAGAAGAAGGAAAACGTGTCCTGGAAGAGCGTCCGAAAGTGGCTCAAGTCCTCGACGTGGATGCCGATGTTAAACTGGGTTTCTGCAATTTCTGCTGCTCTCTCGATCACACATTCgttctgcagcagggagagggagcacgTAGAATACACCACCTCTCCTCCCGGCTTGGTAGCGAGGATCCCAGCCCTGCGGGCGAGAGGAGCACACACACCGTCACGGGACGCCGGCACCCCCAGCCACCGAAACTGGGCAGGCAGCACGTAACTCGTAGGAGGCGAGAGGCAAATCTCCTTGAACTCCCCAGCCTCAGCAGTCTCACTGCATCACTGCAGCCTGAGGACTGGTTTAGACCTGGGCAATATGGGTCAAAAAGATGCTCAGGGTGATAAACACTAAAGACGGGAGAGACGCTACCGGAGAGCAGCTGGAAGGAGTAATCCTGCACTCTCCTCCAAGCGACTGGGACACGAGTACGTACAGCGGAAGAGGCTCTCGCAGCTCAAGCGCTGCCAGGGGACTCTCTAAGCTCTGCTCCCTATCGTCCCAGCTTGCAGCCAGCCCATCCAGCCTTCCCAGCAAAACGGGGTGACGAAGCGCCCCGTGTCCACTGGGAGATGTGGACACCCCGGAATCCTCCCAGGCTGACTGCCGGGTCCCAGGAGATCATCACACAAAAGGACAATGCTATGCCAACCCCGTTCCTTAgaccctcctccccacctcctaCTGCTCGAGACAGCAAGGACACCTGATCTGCACATCTGCACCTTCTCACGCTTATTGTGATTTGATGCGTTTGACTGTTGCCACTCCAGAACGCTCCACGCAGTTTCCACATTTCCCAGTGGGAGACAGATGAAGCCAGAAGAGGTGTCAGCGCTGGGCACGGAGAGCTGCCACCCTAACGCCAGCAGCACCAGAACGCAGCATCGAGCTCACTCAcatcagcagctgcagctgcagcatggGCAACATCTGCCGCTCCTTGGTTCGCCTCTTGTGGAAGATGTTGTTGTCCTCCTCCGTGACAGAGTGCCTGTCCGTCGTGCAGGGCACATCCACCAggacctgcagcagcagaggtccGGCACCAGGCCGAGCTCAGCGAGTCCCCTCGCCTGACTCCTCCACCCCTGCCAGGCACCGAGCAGCGGTCGGTACCTCGCCCAGGCGACGCTGCCCGAGTGCAGCCACGCGCCCACGCTGAGCTGCAACTCGTTCTGCGTTCGGGGAATGCGCAGACAGACACAGAGACGGCGGGTGACACCATGCCCTCACGCGTGTCCTCGTTTAACGCCGCTACTCTGTGCATCTACTGCGGCACCCACGGGCTGTGACACCTCCCGGGGTAACAAACCCAGCTCCCGCGGCTGGACAGGGCTGAGAAACAAGAATTATCCCATCCCCACATTTAACCCCTTTCAGGTGATGGATTAGAACATGATTTTTAAGGGGTATTGCACAGGTAAATAAAGGTCCAACTCCCGATTGCACCAGATCCTGCAGGGAGGGTACAGCAGGAGGAAATATCACTCCATACGTGGCTCAGTCTCGTCTCTTTCTCTGCATTTAAGATTATGGAAAACTACACAATTCTACCATTGGAAAAGCCGCTGTCTTCCTCTGAAACAGGAGGAAAGTGACCTAGATGGGTTTATCTTCACCGGATCCCGATCACCCACCTTATGGAAAGTGCCACCTTCCAGCTGCCCCCAGTCCCTTCCGTCACAGGACGTGACGCTCACGGTTTCCCTGATTTCTTTGGGAACGTAGCTGTGGAGCATCTGGTGCAGCCTCCTCGTCCGGGAAACGGAGACATCGTTGGCTGTCAGGTGCCCTGAGAGGACAGAACAGGCACGTGGGGAACGTCACTCTTGTAGGAACACACCCGATTCCAACTCTTGTAACCAGAAATGATGAAGGGGCAGACATTACTGGGCACAGCGCGCTCTCCCAGCCCCGTTTCACGCAAGGGGCCGAGGAGCACCCGCTTCTGCTTACCACAAACCCCCGTCTGCAGCAGAGCCAGCGTCTTGCCCCCCGGCGCCGCACAGAGGTCGAGGACGAAGTCATCCGGCTGCACGTTGAGGGCCAGGACGGGCAGGAGAGACGCTGCATCCATGAGGTAATAGTCGAGGAGCCCCAGAGCGTCCGGCCTGGAAATCACCAGTTTgcgggaaaaaaaggcaaatgggcGAGGGGAAAAGAAACCAGCGGCTGGGGTGAGGACGGGGAGGGGGAGAAGCAGCTCCCAGCCGCGCAGCCCCCAGACTGGTAACAACAGCGGGtggcctgtcacagaatcacagaacattcagggttggaagggacctctgtgggtcatctagtccaacccccctgccgaagcagggtcacctacagcaggctgcacaggaccttgtccaggcgggtcttgaatatctccagagaaggagactccacagcctccctgggcagcctgttccagtgctccgtcaccctcagagggaagaagttcttcctcatgttcagacggaacttcctgtgcctcagtttgtgcccattgccccttgtcctgtcgctgggcaccactgaaaagagcttggccccatcctcctgacacccacccttgagatatttataaacatttataaggtctcctctcagccttctcttcttcaggctgaacaagcccagctccctcagcctctcctcgtaggagagatgctccagtcccctcaccatcctcatagccctctgccggactctccccagtagctcctcctttcttgaactggggagcccagaactggacacagtacctcagatgaggcctcaccagggcagtgtagaggggaaggagaacctccctcgtcctgctggccacactcttcttgatgcaccccaggatcccattggctttcttggcagccagggcacactgctggctcattgttaacctgtcgtccaccagcacacccaggtccctctccacagagctgctctccagcaggtccaccccaagcctgtactggtgcatggggttgttcctcccccggtgcaggaccctgcacttgcccttgttgaacctcaccgtGCGGGGCGGAAGCGCGTGATGTCTCCCCTGGGGAAGGTGTAACACTTGATGTTGGGGCTGAAGGAGGTGCGAAGCGGCGGTGACGTCACCGCCCGTGCCATCACCCTGCCCTCGCCGGACTCCTCCAGGGACGCGCTGTCCCCTCTCCCCACGGGCTGCGCCTTCCCGGCGGCTTCGGCCACGAAGTCGGCGGCgttcagcagctccagctcccggGCGGCGCGGTCGCTGGGGGCGAAGTTGTTGAGCAGGGCCCCGTACTTCTGCTCGCAGAGCAGGCCGGCGCGGACCGAGGGCCACAGCTCCCGCAGCCGCGCGCCGCAGCCGGCGTCCAGGTGGTGCAGGGCCAGGCGCGTGGGCGGGATGCGGGGGGCCGTGGCGGCcttggggggggaataaaaacaCCAGAGACGTTAGAAAGGCAAAACGCACCTCGACGGCCCGGCCgaccccccccgccgccagcctCGGGGGGTTCTGGGGAGAATCCAGCgccgggctgggcaggaggcGGCTGCGCCccggaaccggggggggggggggtcaggaccGGGAGCGGCCGTACGGGCCCTGAGGAGGGGGTGCGACGGGCGGGGGTGGGAGGttggcggggggacggggggaccgCAGGGCAGGGAcccgcgcctcccgccccgctcaCCCACTTCTCCTTGTGCCGGtaccgccgcggccccggccgcggccccggccccggcccc
This sequence is a window from Opisthocomus hoazin isolate bOpiHoa1 chromosome 6, bOpiHoa1.hap1, whole genome shotgun sequence. Protein-coding genes within it:
- the NSUN4 gene encoding 5-cytosine rRNA methyltransferase NSUN4, with the protein product MAALGARGRAAAVLLRRGPGPGPRPGPRRYRHKEKWAATAPRIPPTRLALHHLDAGCGARLRELWPSVRAGLLCEQKYGALLNNFAPSDRAARELELLNAADFVAEAAGKAQPVGRGDSASLEESGEGRVMARAVTSPPLRTSFSPNIKCYTFPRGDITRFRPARPDALGLLDYYLMDAASLLPVLALNVQPDDFVLDLCAAPGGKTLALLQTGVCGHLTANDVSVSRTRRLHQMLHSYVPKEIRETVSVTSCDGRDWGQLEGGTFHKVLVDVPCTTDRHSVTEEDNNIFHKRRTKERQMLPMLQLQLLMAGILATKPGGEVVYSTCSLSLLQNECVIERAAEIAETQFNIGIHVEDLSHFRTLFQDTFSFFSDCRMGELVLPHLTANFGPTYFCKLRRMRKG